One Longimicrobium terrae DNA segment encodes these proteins:
- a CDS encoding non-ribosomal peptide synthetase, with the protein MTPSSSSAPARTLQEKQELLRKAMAARMNRTRTAPASFAQERLWVLDRMQGAGAAYNVPLALRLRGALNAPALERALGEVVRRHESLRTTLREQDGAPVQVIAPFAGFTLAVDDVSALEADERAARADAWISEGARQPFDLGAGPLFRAALLRLRGDEHVLLLCMHHAVTDGWSLGLLLRELTALYGAFADGQPPPLAEPTAQYADHAVRQRDRMRGEALEEGLAYWREALGGAPALLELPADHPRPAVRTAGGASVPLAVDSAAAERLVALAAGEGATLHMVMLAAFQLLLARYAGVEDVVVGTPVAGRTGRETESLIGFFVNAVPVRTDLSGDPTFRELLRRVRAATLGAYAHEEIPFERLVEELRPERSLSHAPLFQVMLTQGDADAGDVVFPGLDAAVIPVQTGTSKFDLTLSFSAGPAGIGGALEYSTDLFRRDTALRMADHLARLLERVAAQPDAPLSTVEMTGAEERRLVVDEWNRTAAAFPADACIHTLIEAQAARTPDAVAVIFEDDSLTYAQLNARANRLARRLVSMGVGPEARVGLCLERSLEMVAGILAVLKAGGAYVPLDPGYPAERLAGMVEDAGIGLLLTQSALLGTIPAAPGVRVLCLDDAAGAISGVDQPGEIHRIDGLRRTDAIGQTGGFDRTKEVDLIDENNLIDQRHRIDGDDRIRGIDGTDRIDQSRSIDEDDRAGAIDGSDDQENPRSGVGPSNAAYVIYTSGSTGRPKGVVNQHGAVINRLCWMQAEYGLAAHDVVLQKTPFSFDVSVWEFFWPLQRGATLVIARPGGHRDPAYLRDEIRRRGVTTLHFVPSMLPPFLEAAGAEDCPSLSRVVCSGEALSAESVARFYERFPSGARLHNLYGPTEAAVDVSFWACAPGDSVVPIGRPVWNTRLYVLDAAGRPAPVGVPGELFIAGVQVARGYLNRPALTAERFVPDPFSVDAGARMYRTGDRARWRADGALEYLGRLDAQVKIRGFRIELGEIESVLRRHPAVRDCAVVVREDAPGDPRITAYVVGGADPAELRAELRRTLPEHMVPAAFVALDALPLTPNGKLDRRALPAPADAPAEAEYAEPSTPVQQVLAGIWGQVLRRERVGARDGFFALGGHSLLATRVVSRVREVFGVELPLRVMFEAPTVAGVAEVIEGMRRAARPAVPPVIPVARTGPLPLSFAQERLWFLDRLEPDSPLYNIPAALRLTGPLNAAALERALGEVVRRHEALRTVFAEVEGVAAQVITPFTSFSLATEDVSALEPAEREAAVRRLAAEDAARPFHLSRGPLFRASLVRMSEGEHVLLLAMHHAVSDGWSTGVLLRELSALYAAFAQGDEPALAPSPVQYADYAVWQREQLRGELLEAQLAYWRERLAGAPALLELPTDHPRPAVRTHRGAHVPVALPRELMDALEALGRREGATLYMVVLAAFQLLLARYAGTEDVVVGSPIAGRTRREVEEVIGLFVNTLALRTDLSGDPTFAQALRGVRETMLGAYEHQELPFEKLVAELQPERSLSHSPLVQVTFSLDAATPDDAALPGITVRELEMEGATTKFDLSLYLAAGDDGLRGVLGYSTDLFRPGTVERMAEHLRRVLEQVAANPGMRLSAVELLADEERGRVLREWSGAAVAAPPAAECVHHAFEARAARTPDAVAVESADGPLTFAELNARANRLARRLVRLGAGPESRVGICVERGPELVTGILAIFKAGAAYVPVDPEAPAERMQALLAGAGAALVIAGRGASIPAGVAAVDAAETADEESAADLGVRAGPDNLAYVIYTSGSTGAPKGVAVPHRALASHMAWFNRDFGVGAGDVVLQKTPAAFDASVWEFFAPLLAGGRLVMGRPGVERDPRALVREVRARGVTLLQLVPSLFRVLLDEPELAACTSLRLVFCGGEALPGELCARLAEVLPAARLVNLYGPTECCIDSATHRCGAEDARAGTVPLGAPAPGTTSYVLDDGLRPLPAGVPGELCIGGVQVARGYLGRPGMTAERFVPDPFSADGGARMYRSGDRARWRADGVLEYLGRLDAQVKIRGMRVEPGELDAALRRISSVRDCAVIARRDAPGEVRLVAYVVGPADPAGLRAELRRTLPEALIPSAFVILAQLPLTPNGKLDRRALPAPEYASAAEYVAPATAIEHTLAEVWGEVLRRERVGVRQNFFELGGDSILSIQVVARARRAGVEITPRQMFEYQTIAELASVAVRAETTVVAAHLRPDGRVPLTPVQQWFLEQEQPAPGHHNQSMLLRVDDALRADTLRAALDAVLEHHDALRLRFRRTAEGWEQAHAAHAGISLERVDLSALPAADRDRAQDEAAQTRQAALDLEHGPLGRAVLIDRGEEGRVLLLILHHLVVDGVSWRILREDLERACARLEAGEAVDLPPRGTSFRDWSHALRAYAQGGELAAEAEFWRAQGADGVAPVPGDGAGEPGVHTLVIHLEEEETAALLREVPAAYRTQINDVLLCALADAVQAWTGSPRLRIALEGHGREEEIGAGIDLTRTVGWFTSIYPLVLDLAGADGPGARLMSVKEQLRAVPRRGIGYSVLRAFAPDPAMRAELRAQPEPGIAFNYLGQFDHGLALAERFRFEDGPRGRDQAEANRRPFAIEVNGAIDGGCLRLAWTYDGATHSPDTIARVADGYLRALRGLIGHCRAAGAGGCTPSDFPLAALTQAELETAVAGAAGVEDLYPLSPLQDGLLFHALYEGGAQAYQVQLAHLLQGRLDADLLRRAWAEVAGRHAVLRTSFVWQGLERPLQRVHAAAELPWTTGDWRSLSPTEREAALDRHLADDRARGFDLHRAPLLRCALFRVEDDAHWMVLSQHHLLMDGWSSALVLDEVLQLYAGWRAGGAVQRRRARPYRDYIAWLRGRDHAAAERYWTEVLAGFGAPTPLGVDRPAGPDSGLRHARRQLLLAPVRTRRVEEAARAGRVTLNTMLQGAWALLLSRLGGVRDVVFGSIVSGRPAELEGVEQMVGLFINTLPVRVRVDGDARAGAWLIGLQRAQAGAREHEHAPLARVQGWSEVPRGTPLFESLYVFENYPGGEEGEAELRITDSRAVEWTSYPLTLAAAPGPELLLSVGYDESRFDAGTIDRLLEQLARVLDQLADDPDRRLGSVALADEAERETMVHAWNRTERPYPRNVCIHELFESMVRERPDAPALAWNDLHLTYAELDARANRLAHHLVRRGVGPESRVGVLLERGAELIVSLLAILKAGGCYVPLDPAYPAERLGLMLADAGVRVLLTRRGVADVPVVDGLDVIHLDTIDDALAAERADAPRGGASDESLAYIVYTSGSTGKPKGVMVAHRHVVQLVRETDYVQLAPGDRVAQASSASFDALTFEAWGALLNGATLVGIDREILLSPPALYALLREQRITTLYQTTALLNQLSRELPDIFAPLRQVLFGGQAADAESVRRVVKLGRPRRLLHMYGPTETTAWCSYEDVRHVDEDALTVSVGRPTGNQRIYVLDADGHPAPAGVPGEAFVGGDGVVRGYLDRPALTAERFVPDPFASQPGTRMYRTGDRVRWTEGGTLEFVGRLDEQVKIRGFRIEPGEVESVLCAHPEVGEARVIVREDQPGEKRLVAYIVGKVDADDLRVHLRRGLPEYMVPAAFVILPHLPLTPNGKLDVRSLPVPELAAEDRYVAPRTPVEEALAEIWAEVLGLERVGVNDDFFVLGGHSLLVIRAVSRIHELFGFELPLRTLFDAPTIAALARLLASDPRWAEGAARVEALMLQLREMTDELTA; encoded by the coding sequence ATGACGCCGTCCTCCTCCTCCGCACCGGCACGTACGCTCCAGGAAAAGCAGGAGCTGCTCCGCAAGGCGATGGCCGCGCGGATGAACCGCACGCGCACCGCGCCCGCCTCCTTTGCGCAGGAGCGGCTGTGGGTGCTGGACCGCATGCAGGGTGCGGGCGCCGCCTACAATGTGCCGCTCGCCCTTCGCCTGCGCGGCGCGCTGAACGCGCCGGCGCTGGAGCGCGCGCTGGGCGAGGTGGTGCGCCGCCACGAGTCGCTGCGCACCACCCTGCGCGAGCAGGACGGCGCGCCGGTGCAGGTGATCGCCCCGTTCGCCGGTTTCACGCTCGCGGTGGACGACGTTTCCGCACTGGAAGCAGATGAGCGGGCGGCGCGGGCGGATGCGTGGATCTCGGAGGGCGCGCGCCAGCCGTTCGACCTGGGCGCCGGGCCGCTGTTCCGCGCGGCGCTGCTGCGGCTGCGCGGGGATGAGCACGTGCTGCTGCTGTGCATGCACCACGCGGTGACGGACGGATGGAGCCTGGGCCTGCTGCTGCGCGAGCTGACCGCCCTGTACGGCGCCTTTGCGGACGGGCAGCCGCCGCCGCTGGCGGAGCCCACGGCGCAGTACGCGGATCACGCGGTGCGGCAGCGCGACCGCATGCGCGGCGAGGCGCTGGAAGAGGGGCTGGCGTACTGGCGCGAGGCGCTGGGCGGCGCCCCAGCGCTGCTGGAACTGCCAGCGGACCATCCGCGCCCCGCGGTCCGCACCGCGGGCGGAGCCTCCGTCCCGCTGGCCGTCGATTCCGCGGCGGCGGAGCGGCTGGTGGCGCTAGCGGCTGGCGAGGGCGCCACGCTGCACATGGTGATGCTCGCCGCCTTTCAACTCCTTCTCGCCCGATACGCCGGCGTGGAGGACGTGGTCGTGGGCACGCCGGTGGCCGGGCGGACGGGACGCGAGACGGAGTCGCTGATCGGCTTTTTCGTCAACGCGGTGCCGGTGCGCACGGACCTCTCCGGCGATCCCACGTTTCGCGAACTGCTGCGGCGCGTGCGGGCGGCCACGCTCGGCGCGTACGCCCACGAAGAGATTCCCTTCGAGCGGCTGGTGGAGGAACTGCGGCCGGAGCGGTCGCTGAGCCACGCGCCGCTCTTTCAGGTGATGCTCACGCAGGGCGACGCGGACGCGGGTGACGTCGTCTTCCCGGGGCTGGACGCCGCGGTGATCCCGGTGCAGACGGGAACCAGCAAGTTCGATCTCACGCTCAGCTTTTCGGCGGGGCCGGCGGGGATCGGCGGGGCGCTGGAGTACAGCACTGACCTGTTCCGCCGCGACACGGCGCTGCGGATGGCGGATCACCTGGCGCGGCTGCTTGAGCGCGTGGCGGCCCAGCCGGACGCGCCGCTCTCCACCGTCGAGATGACGGGCGCGGAGGAGCGGCGCCTGGTGGTGGACGAGTGGAACCGCACCGCCGCGGCGTTCCCGGCGGACGCCTGCATCCACACGCTGATCGAGGCGCAGGCCGCGCGCACGCCGGACGCCGTGGCGGTGATCTTCGAGGACGATTCACTTACCTACGCGCAGCTGAACGCGCGCGCCAACCGCCTGGCCCGTCGGCTGGTGTCGATGGGCGTGGGTCCGGAGGCGCGCGTGGGGCTGTGCCTGGAGCGCAGCCTGGAGATGGTGGCCGGCATTCTGGCCGTCCTCAAGGCGGGAGGCGCGTACGTCCCGCTGGATCCCGGCTATCCCGCGGAGCGGCTGGCGGGCATGGTGGAGGATGCGGGCATCGGCCTGCTGCTGACCCAGTCCGCGCTCCTCGGCACCATCCCCGCCGCGCCGGGCGTCCGTGTGCTCTGCCTGGATGATGCGGCCGGCGCGATCAGTGGGGTCGATCAGCCCGGTGAGATTCATCGGATTGATGGCCTTCGTCGGACCGACGCCATCGGCCAGACAGGCGGGTTTGATCGGACGAAAGAGGTTGATCTGATCGATGAAAACAATCTGATCGATCAACGTCATCGCATCGACGGGGATGATCGGATTCGTGGGATCGACGGCACCGATCGGATCGATCAAAGCCGCTCCATCGATGAGGATGATCGAGCTGGCGCCATCGACGGGAGTGACGATCAGGAGAATCCGCGGAGCGGGGTGGGGCCGTCGAACGCGGCGTATGTCATCTACACCTCCGGGAGCACGGGGCGGCCCAAGGGCGTGGTGAACCAGCACGGCGCCGTCATCAACCGCCTCTGCTGGATGCAGGCGGAGTACGGCCTGGCCGCGCACGACGTGGTGCTGCAGAAGACGCCGTTCTCCTTTGACGTCTCCGTGTGGGAGTTCTTCTGGCCGCTGCAAAGGGGCGCGACGCTGGTCATCGCCCGCCCCGGCGGGCACCGCGATCCCGCGTACCTGCGCGACGAGATCCGGCGGCGCGGGGTGACCACGCTGCACTTCGTTCCCTCCATGCTGCCGCCGTTTCTGGAGGCGGCCGGCGCGGAGGACTGCCCCAGCCTGTCGCGCGTGGTGTGCAGCGGCGAGGCGCTTTCCGCGGAGTCCGTGGCGCGCTTCTACGAGCGGTTCCCGTCCGGCGCGCGTCTGCACAACCTGTACGGCCCCACCGAAGCCGCCGTAGACGTGAGCTTCTGGGCCTGCGCGCCGGGCGATTCGGTGGTGCCCATCGGGCGGCCGGTGTGGAACACGCGGCTGTACGTGCTGGACGCGGCGGGCCGTCCCGCGCCGGTGGGCGTGCCCGGCGAGCTGTTCATCGCCGGGGTGCAGGTGGCGCGCGGCTACCTGAACCGCCCCGCCCTGACCGCCGAGCGCTTCGTCCCCGACCCGTTTTCCGTCGATGCGGGTGCGCGCATGTACCGCACGGGCGACCGCGCACGATGGCGGGCGGACGGCGCGCTGGAGTACCTGGGCCGGCTGGACGCGCAGGTAAAGATCCGCGGCTTCCGCATCGAGTTGGGCGAGATTGAGTCCGTGCTGCGCCGCCACCCCGCCGTGCGCGACTGCGCCGTCGTGGTGCGCGAGGACGCACCGGGCGATCCCCGCATCACCGCCTACGTCGTCGGCGGCGCCGACCCCGCCGAACTGCGCGCGGAACTGCGGCGCACGCTGCCGGAGCACATGGTTCCCGCCGCGTTCGTCGCGCTGGACGCGCTTCCCCTGACGCCCAACGGCAAGCTGGACCGCCGCGCGCTCCCCGCGCCCGCCGACGCCCCGGCGGAAGCGGAGTACGCCGAGCCCTCCACGCCGGTGCAGCAGGTGCTGGCGGGGATCTGGGGCCAGGTGCTGCGCCGCGAGCGGGTGGGCGCGCGCGACGGCTTCTTTGCGCTGGGCGGGCACTCGCTCCTGGCCACGCGCGTCGTCTCCCGCGTTCGCGAGGTGTTCGGCGTGGAGCTGCCGCTGCGGGTGATGTTCGAGGCGCCCACCGTGGCCGGCGTCGCGGAGGTGATCGAGGGGATGCGCCGCGCGGCCCGTCCCGCCGTCCCGCCGGTGATTCCCGTGGCGCGCACGGGCCCGCTTCCGCTCTCGTTCGCGCAGGAGCGGCTCTGGTTTCTGGATCGTCTGGAGCCGGACAGCCCGCTGTACAACATCCCCGCCGCGCTCCGCCTCACCGGCCCGCTGAACGCCGCCGCGCTGGAGCGCGCGCTGGGCGAGGTGGTTCGCCGGCACGAGGCGCTGCGCACGGTCTTCGCCGAGGTGGAGGGCGTCGCCGCGCAGGTCATCACCCCGTTCACCTCCTTTTCGCTCGCGACCGAAGACGTTTCCGCGCTGGAGCCGGCGGAGCGCGAGGCCGCCGTGCGCCGCTTGGCCGCGGAAGACGCGGCGCGCCCGTTCCACCTCTCCCGCGGCCCGCTGTTCCGCGCCTCGCTCGTGAGGATGAGCGAGGGCGAGCACGTCCTGCTGCTCGCCATGCACCACGCGGTGAGCGACGGGTGGAGCACCGGCGTGCTGCTGCGCGAATTATCCGCCCTCTACGCCGCCTTCGCGCAGGGCGATGAACCCGCTCTTGCCCCGTCGCCGGTGCAGTACGCGGACTACGCAGTGTGGCAGCGCGAGCAGCTGCGCGGCGAGCTGCTGGAGGCGCAGTTGGCGTACTGGCGCGAGCGGCTGGCCGGCGCCCCGGCGCTGCTGGAGCTGCCGACGGACCACCCGCGCCCGGCCGTGCGCACGCACCGGGGCGCGCACGTTCCCGTGGCGCTTCCGCGCGAGCTGATGGACGCGCTGGAGGCGCTGGGTCGGCGCGAGGGCGCCACGCTGTACATGGTGGTGCTGGCGGCGTTTCAGCTTCTGCTTGCCCGGTATGCGGGGACGGAGGATGTCGTGGTCGGCAGCCCCATCGCCGGGCGCACGCGGCGCGAGGTGGAAGAGGTGATCGGCCTGTTCGTCAACACGCTCGCGCTGCGGACGGACCTGTCCGGCGACCCCACGTTCGCCCAGGCGCTGCGCGGGGTGCGCGAAACGATGCTCGGCGCGTACGAGCACCAGGAGCTGCCGTTTGAGAAGCTGGTGGCGGAGCTGCAGCCGGAGCGCAGCCTGAGCCACTCGCCGCTGGTGCAGGTGACCTTTTCCCTGGACGCCGCCACGCCGGACGACGCCGCGCTTCCTGGCATCACCGTCCGGGAACTGGAGATGGAAGGCGCCACCACCAAGTTCGATCTCAGCCTGTACCTGGCCGCGGGGGACGACGGGCTGCGCGGCGTGCTGGGCTACAGCACCGACCTGTTCCGCCCCGGCACCGTCGAACGGATGGCGGAGCACCTGCGCCGCGTGCTGGAGCAGGTGGCCGCGAACCCCGGGATGCGCCTTTCCGCGGTGGAGCTGCTGGCGGACGAGGAGCGCGGCCGCGTGCTACGCGAGTGGAGCGGCGCGGCAGTGGCGGCGCCCCCGGCGGCGGAGTGCGTGCACCACGCGTTTGAGGCACGGGCCGCGCGCACGCCGGATGCCGTCGCGGTGGAATCGGCGGATGGGCCGCTCACCTTCGCGGAGCTGAACGCGCGAGCCAACCGCCTGGCGCGGCGGCTGGTACGGCTGGGTGCGGGGCCGGAGTCGCGGGTGGGGATCTGCGTGGAGCGCGGGCCGGAGCTGGTGACCGGCATCCTCGCCATCTTCAAGGCGGGCGCGGCGTACGTGCCGGTGGATCCGGAGGCGCCCGCGGAGCGCATGCAGGCGCTGCTCGCCGGGGCCGGCGCGGCGCTGGTGATCGCGGGCCGCGGCGCATCCATCCCCGCTGGCGTGGCGGCGGTGGACGCGGCGGAGACGGCGGACGAGGAGAGCGCGGCGGACCTGGGGGTGCGCGCCGGGCCGGACAACCTGGCGTACGTCATCTACACCTCCGGAAGCACCGGCGCGCCCAAGGGCGTGGCCGTGCCGCACCGGGCGCTGGCCAGCCACATGGCGTGGTTCAACCGCGACTTCGGCGTGGGCGCGGGGGACGTGGTGCTGCAGAAGACGCCCGCCGCCTTTGACGCCTCCGTGTGGGAGTTCTTTGCGCCGCTGCTGGCGGGCGGGCGGCTGGTGATGGGGCGCCCCGGCGTGGAGCGCGACCCGCGGGCGCTGGTTCGCGAGGTCCGCGCGCGCGGCGTCACCCTGCTGCAGCTGGTGCCCTCCCTGTTCCGCGTGCTGCTGGATGAGCCGGAACTGGCGGCCTGCACGTCGCTGCGCCTGGTGTTCTGCGGCGGCGAGGCGCTCCCCGGCGAGCTGTGTGCCCGACTGGCGGAGGTGCTTCCCGCCGCGCGGCTGGTGAACCTGTACGGCCCCACGGAGTGCTGCATCGACAGCGCCACGCACCGGTGCGGCGCGGAGGACGCGCGCGCGGGCACCGTGCCGCTCGGCGCGCCGGCGCCGGGCACGACGTCGTACGTGCTGGACGATGGTCTGCGCCCGCTCCCCGCCGGCGTGCCGGGCGAGCTGTGCATCGGCGGGGTGCAGGTGGCGCGCGGCTACCTGGGGCGCCCGGGGATGACGGCGGAGCGCTTTGTCCCCGATCCGTTTTCGGCCGATGGCGGTGCGCGCATGTACCGCTCCGGCGACCGCGCGCGCTGGCGGGCAGACGGCGTGCTGGAGTACCTGGGCCGGCTGGACGCGCAGGTAAAGATCCGCGGAATGCGCGTGGAGCCGGGCGAGCTGGACGCGGCGCTGCGCCGCATCTCCTCCGTACGCGACTGCGCCGTGATCGCCCGCCGGGACGCGCCGGGAGAGGTGCGGCTGGTGGCCTACGTCGTGGGCCCCGCCGACCCCGCCGGGCTGCGGGCAGAGCTGCGGCGCACGCTCCCCGAGGCCCTGATCCCCTCCGCCTTCGTCATCCTCGCCCAACTGCCGCTGACGCCCAACGGCAAGCTGGACCGCCGCGCCCTTCCCGCGCCGGAGTACGCGTCCGCGGCGGAGTACGTGGCGCCCGCCACCGCCATCGAACACACGCTGGCGGAGGTGTGGGGAGAGGTGCTGCGGCGGGAGCGCGTGGGCGTGCGGCAGAACTTCTTTGAGCTGGGCGGCGACAGCATCCTGTCCATTCAGGTCGTGGCCCGCGCCCGCCGCGCCGGGGTGGAGATCACCCCGCGGCAGATGTTCGAGTACCAGACCATCGCCGAACTGGCCTCCGTGGCGGTGCGCGCGGAGACGACGGTCGTCGCGGCTCATCTCCGTCCCGATGGCCGCGTGCCGCTGACGCCGGTGCAGCAGTGGTTTCTGGAGCAGGAGCAGCCCGCGCCCGGGCACCACAACCAGTCCATGCTGCTGCGGGTGGATGACGCGCTGCGCGCGGACACCCTGCGCGCCGCGCTGGACGCGGTGCTGGAGCACCACGACGCGCTGCGGCTCCGCTTCCGCCGGACGGCGGAGGGATGGGAACAGGCGCACGCCGCGCACGCGGGGATTTCGCTGGAACGGGTGGATTTGTCCGCGCTCCCCGCCGCGGACCGCGACCGCGCGCAGGACGAGGCCGCGCAGACCCGTCAGGCCGCGCTCGACCTGGAGCACGGACCGCTGGGGCGCGCCGTCCTCATCGACCGCGGGGAAGAAGGCCGCGTCCTGCTCCTCATCCTCCATCACCTGGTGGTGGACGGAGTTTCGTGGCGCATCCTGCGCGAGGATCTGGAGCGCGCCTGCGCCCGGCTGGAGGCCGGCGAAGCGGTGGATCTGCCGCCGCGCGGCACCTCGTTCCGCGACTGGTCGCACGCGCTGCGGGCGTACGCGCAGGGCGGTGAACTGGCCGCGGAGGCGGAGTTCTGGCGGGCGCAGGGCGCGGACGGCGTGGCGCCGGTCCCGGGGGACGGCGCGGGCGAGCCGGGCGTGCACACGCTGGTCATTCACCTGGAAGAGGAGGAGACGGCCGCGCTGCTGCGCGAGGTGCCCGCCGCCTATCGCACGCAGATCAACGACGTGCTCCTCTGCGCGCTGGCGGACGCCGTCCAGGCGTGGACCGGAAGCCCGCGGCTGCGCATCGCGCTGGAAGGGCACGGGCGGGAAGAGGAGATCGGCGCCGGGATCGACCTCACCCGCACGGTGGGGTGGTTCACCAGCATCTACCCCCTCGTCCTGGACCTGGCGGGCGCGGACGGACCCGGCGCCCGGCTGATGTCCGTCAAGGAGCAGCTGCGCGCCGTTCCGCGACGGGGAATCGGCTACAGCGTGCTGCGCGCCTTTGCACCGGACCCGGCGATGCGGGCGGAGCTGCGCGCCCAGCCGGAGCCCGGCATCGCCTTCAACTACCTGGGCCAGTTCGATCACGGGCTGGCGCTGGCCGAGCGCTTCCGCTTTGAGGACGGCCCCCGCGGCCGCGACCAGGCGGAGGCCAACCGCCGCCCGTTCGCCATCGAGGTCAACGGCGCCATCGACGGCGGCTGTCTGCGGCTGGCGTGGACGTACGACGGAGCGACGCATTCCCCGGACACCATCGCGCGGGTCGCGGACGGGTACCTCCGCGCGCTGCGCGGCCTGATCGGGCACTGCCGGGCGGCGGGCGCGGGCGGGTGCACGCCGTCGGACTTTCCGCTGGCGGCGCTGACGCAGGCGGAGCTGGAGACGGCCGTCGCGGGCGCGGCGGGGGTGGAGGACCTGTATCCGCTTTCCCCGCTTCAGGATGGGCTGCTCTTTCACGCGCTGTACGAGGGCGGGGCGCAAGCGTACCAGGTGCAGCTCGCCCATCTGCTGCAAGGCCGTCTGGACGCGGATCTCCTCCGCCGCGCCTGGGCCGAGGTGGCGGGCCGGCACGCCGTGCTGCGCACCTCCTTTGTGTGGCAGGGGCTGGAGCGGCCGCTGCAGCGGGTGCACGCCGCCGCGGAGCTGCCGTGGACGACCGGGGACTGGCGCTCCCTGTCCCCCACCGAGCGGGAGGCGGCGCTGGACCGTCACCTGGCGGATGACCGCGCGCGCGGCTTTGACCTGCACCGCGCGCCGTTGCTGCGCTGCGCCCTGTTCCGCGTGGAGGATGATGCGCACTGGATGGTGCTAAGCCAGCACCACCTGCTGATGGACGGCTGGTCGTCCGCGCTGGTGCTGGATGAAGTGCTGCAGCTGTACGCGGGGTGGCGGGCGGGCGGGGCGGTGCAGCGCAGGCGCGCGCGCCCGTACCGCGACTACATCGCGTGGCTGCGCGGGCGCGACCACGCGGCTGCGGAACGCTACTGGACGGAGGTGCTGGCGGGCTTTGGCGCGCCCACGCCGCTGGGGGTGGACCGCCCGGCCGGCCCGGATTCCGGCCTTCGCCACGCGCGGCGGCAGCTGCTGCTGGCCCCCGTGCGCACGCGGCGGGTGGAAGAGGCCGCCCGCGCGGGGCGCGTCACGCTCAACACCATGCTCCAGGGCGCGTGGGCGCTACTCCTGTCACGGCTGGGCGGGGTTCGCGACGTGGTGTTCGGATCCATCGTTTCCGGCCGTCCGGCGGAGCTGGAGGGGGTGGAGCAGATGGTGGGGCTGTTCATCAACACCCTTCCCGTACGGGTGCGGGTGGATGGGGATGCGCGTGCCGGCGCGTGGCTGATCGGGCTGCAGCGCGCCCAGGCCGGCGCGCGCGAGCACGAGCATGCGCCGCTGGCCCGGGTGCAGGGGTGGAGCGAGGTGCCACGCGGCACGCCGCTCTTCGAGAGCCTGTACGTGTTCGAGAACTACCCCGGCGGCGAGGAGGGCGAGGCGGAGCTGCGCATCACCGACTCGCGCGCGGTGGAGTGGACCAGCTACCCGCTCACCCTGGCCGCCGCGCCCGGCCCGGAGCTGCTGCTGAGTGTGGGCTACGATGAAAGCCGCTTCGACGCGGGGACCATCGACCGGCTGCTGGAGCAGCTGGCCCGCGTGCTGGACCAGCTGGCGGACGACCCGGACCGCCGCCTGGGCAGCGTGGCGCTGGCGGATGAGGCGGAGCGGGAGACGATGGTGCACGCGTGGAACCGGACCGAGCGGCCGTATCCGCGCAACGTCTGCATCCACGAGCTGTTCGAGTCGATGGTCCGCGAGCGGCCGGACGCGCCCGCGCTGGCGTGGAACGATCTCCATCTCACCTACGCGGAACTGGATGCGCGGGCCAACCGGCTGGCGCACCACCTGGTCCGCCGCGGCGTGGGGCCGGAGTCGCGCGTGGGCGTGCTGCTGGAGCGCGGCGCGGAGCTCATCGTCTCCCTGCTCGCCATCCTCAAGGCGGGCGGGTGCTACGTCCCGCTGGACCCGGCGTATCCCGCGGAGCGTCTGGGGCTGATGCTGGCCGACGCGGGCGTGCGCGTCCTCCTCACGCGGCGCGGAGTGGCGGATGTGCCGGTGGTGGATGGGCTGGACGTCATCCACCTCGACACGATTGACGATGCGCTCGCGGCGGAGCGGGCGGACGCGCCCCGCGGCGGCGCGTCGGATGAGAGCCTGGCGTACATCGTCTACACCAGCGGGAGCACCGGAAAGCCCAAGGGCGTGATGGTGGCGCACCGGCACGTGGTGCAGCTCGTCCGCGAGACGGATTACGTGCAGCTCGCGCCCGGCGACCGCGTGGCGCAGGCCTCCAGCGCCAGCTTTGACGCGCTGACATTCGAGGCGTGGGGCGCGCTGCTGAACGGCGCCACGCTGGTGGGCATCGACCGCGAAATCCTCCTTTCCCCGCCCGCGCTGTACGCGTTACTGCGCGAGCAGCGGATCACCACGCTCTACCAGACGACGGCGCTGCTGAACCAGCTGTCGCGCGAGCTGCCGGACATCTTTGCCCCGCTGCGCCAGGTGCTGTTCGGCGGGCAGGCGGCGGACGCGGAGAGCGTGCGCCGCGTGGTGAAGCTGGGCCGGCCGCGGCGCCTGCTGCACATGTACGGGCCGACGGAAACGACCGCGTGGTGCTCATATGAGGACGTGCGCCACGTGGATGAGGACGCGCTCACCGTCAGCGTCGGCCGGCCCACGGGGAACCAGCGGATCTACGTGCTGGATGCGGATGGTCATCCCGCGCCCGCCGGGGTGCCGGGCGAGGCGTTCGTGGGCGGCGACGGCGTGGTGCGTGGCTACCTGGACCGCCCCGCGCTCACGGCGGAGCGCTTCGTCCCCGATCCCTTTGCGTCACAACCGGGCACGCGGATGTACCGCACCGGCGACCGCGTGCGCTGGACGGAGGGCGGCACGCTTGAGTTCGTGGGGCGGCTGGACGAGCAGGTAAAGATCCGCGGCTTCCGCATTGAGCCGGGCGAGGTGGAAAGCGTGCTCTGTGCCCATCCGGAGGTGGGCGAGGCGCGCGTCATCGTCCGCGAGGACCAGCCGGGGGAAAAGCGGCTGGTGGCGTACATAGTGGGCAAAGTGGACGCGGACGATCTGCGCGTCCACCTGCGCCGCGGGCTGCCGGAGTACATGGTGCCCGCCGCCTTTGTCATCCTCCCCCACCTGCCGCTGACACCCAACGGCAAGCTGGACGTCAGGTCGCTCCCCGTGCCGGAGCTGGCCGCGGAAGACCGGTACGTGGCGCCGCGCACGCCGGTGGAGGAGGCGCTGGCGGAGATCTGGGCGGAGGTGCTGGGGCTGGAGCGCGTGGGGGTGAACGACGACTTCTTCGTGCTGGGCGGCCACTCGCTGCTGGTGATTCGCGCGGTGTCGCGCATTCACGAGCTGTTCGGGTTCGAACTGCCGCTGCGCACCCTGTTCGACGCGCCCACCATCGCCGCCCTGGCGCGGCTGCTGGCTTCCGATCCGCGCTGGGCGGAGGGTGCCGCGCGGGTGGAGGCGCTCATGCTTCAGCTTCGCGAGATGACGGACGAATTGACCGCCTGA